CAGAGAATATTAATACAACTCATCGTTTTTCTTCCTAAACCCTAGaaattcaaaatcaaaatcaagatGTCAGACCACATTCCATTCGAAATACAAATGGACATCATGAAAAAGTTTTCTGTGAAATCGTTGCTTCAGTTGCGATCTGTCTCCAAAGCATGGAAGTCTCTCATCGACAGTTCTGATTTTGTAAAGCTGTATAGCAACCTACAGCAACATCTACTTCTAAGGTATGACCATCAGTACAAATTAGATGAGCCAGAATATGTTTCAATTGTTGATGATCATACTTTTCCGGAACAGAAAGTTTCTCTAGCTATTCCCAAACAAGTTAACTTGCTTGAAGATTCCCGCACAATCGCCAGCTCTCATGGCTTGTTGTGTTTGTCCGGTTTTTATGGTGGTCGTTGGATGGTAGTTCTCTGGAATGTATCAATTAGAAAAGCTGTAGCTGTTGATGTGCCTAATGTGGCAGGTGGGAAATATAAAACACTTCTAGGTTTTGGGGTTTGTGGTGAGACTTGTGATCCTAAGATTGTCAAGATTGCATATATTGATCATTGTTACCAGATGGAGAGTATACCTGAAAGCATCCCTTGGCAAGTTGAGGTTTTTACCTTAAGCACGAGGGCTTGGAGGCAACCACATAGTAGCAATTTTCCTCGTAAATCAATTAGATTTGGCAGGAAACAGGTAGTTTTAGATGGGTTTCTTTATTGGATTGCTACTGAGTGGATTGCTACAGATGGTGGATTTAGGGGCATAAATCTGATTATTTCATTTGAAACAACATTTGAACAATTTAGAGAAATAAACCTCCCAAATGCTTTAGCACACTACCAACCTTATCGTGAGTTGTTCATATCTAAACTAAGGGAGTCTCTTGTCGTGCTTCAACGCAATGAATATCACAGTAATAGTTTCTTTGTATGGATGATGGAGGATGGCATTCCAAAATCGTTTACAAAGATATTCACTATTTGCACACCAGGTGAAACACTTATATCAGTACCGGGATTTAGGAAGAGTGGTGAACCAATAATTGAAATTTCAACCTATCTTTGGCACCCCTATGAAGACAATTCATGGCTTGTTGTTTATGAACCATACTCAAAAGACATCAGTGATATTGGGATTAGTGAATGGATGTGTTCATTTTCTTTGTATTCTTACATGGAAACACTACTTCTGCTTGATCAACCAGATCTTACAACTTATGACATTTGAAAGTGGAGAGCAAGAACTGAAGTTTTAGTTATTCTAGGTTTATATTTTAAATTCTGATTAAACTCTAGCTCTTTTGCTTGTAACGTGAAAGGCATGTTGTCTCGCTTGTGGTTGATCACACGTACCCCCAGCAAATGTTTGATTGATGAACTGATTATGCTATATATGATATAGCGGCTGAAGAATTTGGCATTGTGGGTCTTTTATATCTTAAAAAGCTTTGAGTCTCATATGGTGTTTTAAGCACATGTAAAACTCAACTTGATGGATGGTGTTAGAATTTGAGTATTCTGAATGTCATGTCTGTATAATTATAATATGCAACTAAACCATCTTTAAGATGTACTCTGGTGGGTTTCTATTCATAGGGCTTACAAAGAAGTCCATGATGTCTTTTGAGGTAAACAAGTACCATTATCATGTTGACTTCCAAATGCCGTAGCCCCTCAGCTGATACAATTCTTTCTAGCCTGCATGAGCTTACAATTTGGCATtgataaaacacacacacacacacgaatcAGATGCGTCAATAAGTCTATGGTTTTTTTTATCTATAATGTTATTCCACATATGGCTTGGATGAAAGATGTTCAACTGCTAATTCCAGAATGTCTACGTGATGTGGTGCCATATGTCGTATTTCTGTTTTGATACAATACTGCAGTTAAACTAATAAACTATAAACGTAAACTATTATTATTCACTACAGACAACATAGTATAAAGAATTagacttgaaaaaaaaaatccatttttAAACTAAGTGGATTGTAGATTAAATCACGGTTGGTCTACTTGAATTTCTATCTTATTAGTTATTGAAAGAGAGACTTTCATGTCTCCCCTCTAAACCTCCTTTAAAGTGATTATTTGTACCAGCTTTGTAAGTAAGAACAGAGAAGAAGAATATATTATGGCAAACACTCACATTTTTATTATCAAGGAAACTCTCTCAAAACCTTGAAAATTACAATCCCTACCAATTAGATTGGTATATATAGGTAACGTAAACGCGTTAGACTATAACTAAGACACCTATTAATTAATTACATGATATTTATCTAATACACATCCTAACCCAACATGTATAGGATACTTAGATAACCATCCactaattaattaatatatttaattaataaCTTATAAACTAAGTTAATCTTCTAGCCGCCGCTTCACGCACAAGGCCACGGGTCGGCTTAGACTCGGAATTCCCAACATTCACCCCCTGTTTCTGAGTCATTTACGGGAGGTCTTCAACGCCAAGTAGATCCCGCATCTCCTTGGACTTGATTTTCGCCAATGCCTTCGTCAGTATATCCGCTCTTTGCTCACTGCCAGATACATGCTCAACGACCACTTCGTTGTTTTCAACACACTCCCGAATAAAGTGAAATCGGGATTTTATATGCTTGCTTCGATTATGGGGATTTTTTACTAAGGCAATCGCTGAAGTATTATCCACTTTGAACATCACTTTCTATGGTTGTCTTCTAGTAACTTCACTTATCAATTCTTGTAACCAAATAGCCTTACAAGCTGCGGAACTAGCTGCCATGTATTCAGCTTCACATGATGATAACGCCACTGTAATCTGTTTCTGCGAACACCAGGTAGTTGGTGCAGAACCataatgtaacaccccaacctgCAACGGGCTGCCATGTCACTATTAGAGATATCAAAAACCAACAAGTTTCAATAAAAGCAAGAATCCAAGAAACAAAAAGTCTTGAATCCACCAGAAAACCTAAGTCTTATATTATTCAATTTCTGAAATAAAAAGAAAACAAGAAAACCTAAGTCTTATATTATTCAATTTCTGAAATAAAAAGAAAACGAAATCTTTAAAAACTTGAACTTCATATTCCTTTCACTCATCCCTGTTTCCCCTGATTACCTGTAAACACATTCGACAAACACTAGAAAGaaaatacggctgagccaaaaagttgccagtaacggagaaatcaacaggAATGTAGTGGCAGGCATGCAAAGAACAAAAATGGGAAGGTATTATCATTAAAGAGATTTAAACAAAGGCACTGAAACAAATACTTACATAACTTGAATTCCAAAACTTTAACAGAACAGATAACAGGTACTGAACATAATCAGATGCATATAAACATATCAACATAACATAACAGAGACAAGACATACGTGACAACATATAACAGTAAAACAAGTCACGTAAGATAGAAGCACCCAcgagcagtggcggacccaggaatttttccatggggtgcggaacatttttaaaaattttaggcctcaaggtatataagtaaaaaatcggttcgtattgGGTCAGGTCGGGtaatgtaaaacaaaagaacatccaactaaatttatataatcatcaaaaatatgtcaaaccttgttacaaataTAATTAAAACGTcaccctacgggttttcatttttcgaaatctatccaaaacatgactccataacatattacataatatatcaactattcaagccctagaaatcataatgtaaataaccctaaaaatcatctaaacaacatataCACCATAAAAAGAAAAAGCCAAACTTTCTTCACTAACAAATATAACCCACCAGATCTACTATGTGGTGTATGCGGCTAACAAAAAGGCAAAATATCATCACTAACAATCTAACCCACCATATAACAtaatgaaaaacaaaacaaagCACATGTCTACTGTCATGGTTAGTATGCGGCTAATATCATCCAAAAAATCAACCAaaattaatcaaaataacaaagaaatttATCCGTGTTCGATCGGCGGTGGTATGGTGACTGATTACGGTGGTATGCGGCTGCTGACTGTTCACTGTTGTCGCTGATGTTCTCCTCTACGGGCcatgtgctacacaagcacaaactagagATGCCGTGAACTTTAGTTATGCACCGTCACGATGAGTGCCATGCCGTTGACGCCCCAACGACAAGTCATAACTTATAATTGCTCGAGTGACTGAGTACAAAGCCGTATCAGAAATAAACATATCTTGACATAAGTCTAAAAGGAGCATGCAATAATGAGCACAAGGTCTaaggtctattgcatgctacaatATATACTAGTCATATAACAATACGAAACAGAAATTACTGACGAAAACatccgtactacaaagtaacggatttgaataaaaaaataaaattatgtaaaagaaacagaatccgtaccttagCTTATATGAATTTAGTACAAAACTCAACAACAAGCCTAAATTAACACACGAACCtacatattaatatattataattagATTTGTTGTAGTTTAGCACGCTCCTTAAATTCGTGAATAAACAGTTCCGTTGAAAAAAATTTATAtttgggcgggcgcacccccgggaaaaaaaatTATATGGTGGGGACAGTGGTATTATGCAGTTTGGGCGGTAAAGGATAAACAGTTCGCAAACAGATGATGGCATCGACGGATTATGGCGGTGGCAGCTGAAGTGTCACCGGAACCGATTAACTAAACATAAGGCCGGGTTCAAAAGAGATAAAAATTGGGTGATCGTGGTACCTGTTTGTGAATCGGAGATCTCAGGCGACTAAACCAATGGCGGCAGACGGGGGTGCGACTGCGTGTGGTGTTTGTGTGGCATGAACAACGGTGTAGCGGTGGTTTGTAGGAGTGTTGGGGCAGCGTGACAGAACAAACGAAACAACTTTGAACGATGGTGGGGTTTGAATGGTTTAAACATAGTCGGAGATGTGGGAAAGTGCTGAGGTGTCGAATGTGGGACACGGCACTTGTGAACAGTCAAGGTTGCACTTATGAACAGTCAAGGGTTCACTTGGGGGCTCAGTATAATTTAATCAAATGTGTCAAACTTGAACTACATTTTCAATTGTATGATGCAAATTACTCAGCCTTGGCTATTGAGAATTTCTGGaaactac
The Helianthus annuus cultivar XRQ/B chromosome 6, HanXRQr2.0-SUNRISE, whole genome shotgun sequence genome window above contains:
- the LOC110865889 gene encoding putative F-box protein At3g23960, which produces MSDHIPFEIQMDIMKKFSVKSLLQLRSVSKAWKSLIDSSDFVKLYSNLQQHLLLRYDHQYKLDEPEYVSIVDDHTFPEQKVSLAIPKQVNLLEDSRTIASSHGLLCLSGFYGGRWMVVLWNVSIRKAVAVDVPNVAGGKYKTLLGFGVCGETCDPKIVKIAYIDHCYQMESIPESIPWQVEVFTLSTRAWRQPHSSNFPRKSIRFGRKQVVLDGFLYWIATEWIATDGGFRGINLIISFETTFEQFREINLPNALAHYQPYRELFISKLRESLVVLQRNEYHSNSFFVWMMEDGIPKSFTKIFTICTPGETLISVPGFRKSGEPIIEISTYLWHPYEDNSWLVVYEPYSKDISDIGISEWMCSFSLYSYMETLLLLDQPDLTTYDI